The following proteins are encoded in a genomic region of Chryseobacterium cucumeris:
- a CDS encoding DUF2490 domain-containing protein: MKRLIGLGLLLGISFFKAQEHISSFNAVTLTYKFHPKFFLYAEGQLRGNEDYTYPDYYEIKGGLGYNLTKNHKPFVGLGRYVNYKEHSLSREEFRVWLQDVIDVKKGIVKFENRFRAEKSWFYEPKTDQTSQRMRYRYRLNVSVPLNAKTIKKGTVFANAYDEVFFVSPMKPTFARNRVYGGFGYQIDDYFGIVSGYLWQREFEAKGNKNLHFVYLALNINIDGTDHHTKSYDFPGAD, translated from the coding sequence ATGAAACGTCTTATAGGCTTAGGTTTATTACTTGGAATATCTTTTTTTAAAGCACAGGAACACATTTCCAGCTTCAATGCAGTGACTCTGACCTATAAGTTTCATCCGAAATTTTTCCTGTACGCAGAGGGGCAATTGCGTGGTAACGAAGATTATACTTACCCCGATTATTATGAGATAAAAGGGGGATTAGGGTATAATCTTACCAAAAACCACAAACCTTTTGTTGGGCTGGGAAGATATGTCAACTATAAAGAACATAGCCTGAGCAGAGAAGAGTTCAGGGTATGGCTTCAGGATGTTATCGATGTTAAAAAAGGTATTGTAAAGTTTGAAAACCGTTTTCGTGCTGAAAAGAGCTGGTTCTATGAGCCGAAAACAGATCAGACTTCCCAGAGAATGCGTTACCGATACCGTCTGAATGTAAGTGTTCCTTTAAACGCCAAAACCATCAAGAAAGGAACTGTTTTCGCCAATGCTTATGACGAAGTATTCTTTGTCTCTCCGATGAAGCCTACTTTCGCCAGAAACAGAGTCTATGGCGGTTTCGGCTATCAGATCGATGATTATTTTGGAATCGTGAGCGGATATCTGTGGCAGCGTGAATTTGAAGCAAAAGGGAACAAAAATTTACATTTCGTTTACCTTGCTTTAAACATCAACATCGATGGAACAGATCATCACACGAAGAGTTACGATTTCCCGGGTGCGGATTAA
- a CDS encoding TonB-dependent receptor plug domain-containing protein, whose amino-acid sequence MIKKIGSAFFLGSLLWVNAQEKTTDIESIEFQGKFISTPYKSANQNISVITREDIVNSPAKSIDEILQQVPGMDIRRRGANGVQSDIGFRGSSFEQVLLLLNGIRMNDSQTGHNNMNIPVDLDEVEKIEIIKGPAARRFGQNAYAGVINIITRSVPGKKVKISAEGGDYGSYGLGFNAQIGNEKFTNSLQANSASSEGYMFNTDYEIRNVFYQGKLNIKNGDVRVQAGFSEKKFGANGFYTSSAATKQYEETQASIVSVAHQQTFGKLKLNSNVYWRRGQDMYLYDRWNPDFYRNMHIGNNAGGEVNSSYQWGLGTTGIGVELRKEFLVSSNLGDRNRFVSQVFFEHHFSLLDKKLNISPGISWANYSKEGNFFYPGLDVGYNFNANSKIYGNIAKVHRVPTFTELYYVSKTEQGNPDLQPENAISSEVGYQYLNNRILAKISGFLRNSNNSIDWVKKDLSDKIWYAQNVGDIKTKGIEAEWSHRPTDWLKYTVGYTYIDSKYEKKDGVVSRYILDNLKHQFVSKLEVKFLKNFTNELVYRYNERVNLGTYNLVDEKLSFAKKDYSVYVLINNLTNTKYTEAFGVGMPQRWFHIGFSYTINIK is encoded by the coding sequence ATGATCAAAAAGATAGGAAGTGCTTTTTTTCTGGGATCTTTACTTTGGGTAAATGCACAGGAAAAGACAACAGATATTGAAAGCATTGAATTTCAGGGTAAATTTATCTCTACACCTTATAAAAGCGCTAACCAGAACATCAGCGTTATCACCAGAGAAGATATTGTAAATTCTCCGGCTAAAAGTATCGACGAAATTCTTCAACAGGTGCCGGGAATGGATATCAGAAGGAGAGGAGCCAATGGAGTGCAGAGTGATATCGGTTTCCGTGGTAGTTCTTTTGAGCAGGTTCTTTTGTTATTGAACGGAATCAGGATGAATGATTCCCAGACCGGACATAATAATATGAATATTCCGGTAGATCTGGATGAAGTAGAAAAGATAGAAATCATAAAAGGCCCGGCTGCAAGACGTTTCGGACAGAATGCTTATGCCGGTGTTATCAATATCATCACCAGAAGTGTTCCAGGGAAAAAAGTGAAGATAAGCGCAGAGGGAGGAGATTACGGCAGCTATGGTCTGGGATTTAACGCGCAGATCGGAAATGAAAAATTCACGAACTCCCTGCAGGCGAATTCAGCTTCATCAGAAGGGTATATGTTCAATACTGATTATGAGATCAGAAATGTATTTTATCAGGGAAAACTGAATATCAAAAACGGAGATGTAAGAGTTCAGGCCGGCTTTTCGGAAAAGAAATTCGGAGCCAATGGCTTTTATACTTCCAGTGCTGCAACGAAGCAGTATGAGGAAACGCAGGCTTCTATCGTAAGTGTAGCTCATCAGCAGACTTTTGGAAAGCTGAAACTTAATTCTAATGTATACTGGAGAAGAGGACAGGATATGTACCTTTATGACAGATGGAATCCGGATTTTTACCGAAATATGCACATTGGAAATAATGCAGGTGGAGAGGTAAATTCCAGCTATCAGTGGGGGTTGGGAACAACCGGAATTGGTGTTGAGCTTAGAAAAGAATTTCTGGTCAGCAGTAATTTAGGAGACAGAAACCGTTTTGTATCTCAGGTTTTCTTTGAACATCATTTTTCATTACTGGATAAAAAACTGAATATCAGTCCGGGAATTTCATGGGCTAATTATTCTAAAGAAGGGAATTTCTTCTATCCGGGGCTTGATGTAGGCTATAACTTTAATGCTAATTCTAAAATCTACGGAAATATTGCAAAAGTACACCGTGTACCCACTTTTACCGAACTGTATTATGTGAGTAAAACGGAGCAGGGAAATCCGGATTTACAGCCTGAAAATGCGATTTCTTCAGAGGTGGGATATCAATATCTAAATAACAGGATTTTAGCAAAAATCAGTGGATTTCTAAGAAACTCCAATAATTCTATTGACTGGGTAAAAAAAGATCTGAGCGATAAAATATGGTACGCCCAAAACGTAGGTGATATCAAAACCAAAGGAATTGAAGCAGAGTGGAGCCACAGACCGACAGACTGGTTAAAATATACCGTTGGCTATACTTATATTGACAGTAAGTATGAAAAAAAAGATGGTGTGGTTTCAAGATATATTCTGGACAATCTGAAGCATCAGTTTGTGTCCAAGTTAGAGGTGAAATTCCTGAAAAACTTTACCAATGAGCTTGTTTACCGTTACAATGAAAGAGTCAATCTGGGAACCTATAATCTTGTAGATGAGAAGCTGAGCTTTGCTAAAAAAGATTACTCAGTATATGTGTTGATTAACAATTTGACCAATACAAAATATACAGAAGCTTTTGGTGTCGGGATGCCGCAAAGGTGGTTCCACATTGGGTTTTCTTATACAATTAATATTAAGTAG
- a CDS encoding NAD(P)-dependent oxidoreductase, which yields MKIHKIAVIGGTGKSGQYLVQNLLEKGYHLKLLLRHPKNFTLQNPLIEVVKGDARDTTAIDKLILGTDLVMSTLGQPKGEKSIFSDATKNIISAMSHHGIGRYIVTTGLSVNTPSDHKNEKVKMATGWMYQNYPETTADKQKEYELLLESHLDWTLVRLPLIHLTEESFPTETNPTDCKGESISATDLADFLVSQIENSEYIRKSPFLYNLKE from the coding sequence ATGAAAATCCATAAAATTGCCGTCATCGGCGGAACCGGAAAATCCGGACAATATCTGGTACAAAACCTTCTTGAGAAAGGATATCATCTTAAACTTTTATTAAGGCATCCCAAGAATTTCACCCTTCAAAATCCATTAATTGAAGTGGTAAAAGGAGATGCAAGGGATACAACAGCGATCGATAAATTGATTCTAGGAACTGATCTTGTCATGAGTACTTTAGGGCAGCCAAAAGGAGAGAAGTCTATTTTTAGTGATGCTACAAAAAATATCATTTCTGCAATGAGTCATCATGGAATCGGTCGTTATATTGTAACTACAGGCTTGAGTGTAAATACACCGTCCGATCATAAAAATGAAAAGGTAAAAATGGCTACAGGCTGGATGTATCAGAACTATCCTGAGACAACCGCTGATAAGCAGAAAGAATATGAACTTCTTCTGGAAAGCCATCTGGACTGGACATTGGTAAGATTACCACTCATTCATCTTACAGAGGAAAGCTTTCCAACGGAGACAAATCCTACAGACTGTAAAGGAGAAAGCATCAGTGCTACAGATCTGGCGGATTTTCTGGTTTCTCAGATTGAAAATTCTGAGTATATCAGGAAAAGTCCGTTTTTGTATAATCTGAAAGAGTAA
- a CDS encoding methyltransferase domain-containing protein: MPWNPELYDQYKDVRYKPFYDLAALIKPENNIKAIDLGCGTGEQTSILTEKLTGSTFLGIDSSAEMLEKSKKYENDHLHFKLQSIEETAQSDEKWDLVFSNAALQWADDHETLFPKIIGLLSENGQLAIQMPVQKENILNQILTEMAGEEPYASQLNHFNRDSPVLSMDDYAQILFDNGIQDIEIFQKVYPIIADDHEALYTFISGTALLPYLERMEGEQKEQFISEFKSRIAKRFTKYPAIYAFKRILMYGRKK; this comes from the coding sequence ATGCCCTGGAATCCCGAATTATATGATCAGTACAAAGATGTACGTTATAAGCCATTTTATGATTTAGCAGCGTTAATCAAGCCTGAAAACAATATTAAAGCTATTGACTTAGGCTGTGGAACCGGAGAACAGACTTCTATTCTTACGGAAAAACTCACAGGTTCTACATTCTTAGGAATAGATTCATCAGCAGAAATGCTTGAAAAATCGAAGAAATATGAAAACGATCATTTACACTTTAAGCTTCAGAGCATTGAAGAAACAGCGCAGTCTGACGAGAAATGGGATCTTGTCTTCAGTAATGCCGCTTTACAGTGGGCTGATGATCACGAAACTTTATTTCCCAAAATCATTGGATTACTTTCAGAGAATGGACAGTTAGCAATACAAATGCCGGTTCAGAAAGAAAATATCCTCAATCAGATTTTAACAGAAATGGCAGGTGAAGAACCCTACGCATCCCAACTAAATCATTTCAACCGTGATTCTCCGGTACTTTCAATGGATGACTATGCACAGATATTATTTGATAACGGAATTCAGGATATTGAAATATTTCAGAAGGTATACCCTATTATTGCGGATGATCACGAGGCTTTATACACCTTTATTTCAGGAACAGCATTGTTACCTTATTTAGAACGCATGGAAGGAGAACAGAAAGAACAATTCATCTCCGAATTTAAATCGCGTATCGCCAAAAGGTTTACAAAATATCCGGCTATCTATGCATTCAAGCGCATCCTGATGTATGGCCGTAAGAAATAG
- the uvrA gene encoding excinuclease ABC subunit UvrA, which translates to MANTTEIDIKKQIFVKNAHLNNLKHIDVLIPKNKLIVITGVSGSGKSSLAFDTIYAEGQRRYVESLSSYARQFLGKLEKPKVDDIKGLAPSIAIQQKVISSNPRSTVGTSTEIYDYMKLLFARIGKTFSPVSGEEVKKDSVSDVVDFIKASKKDTSFLLTAPLEYDADNFKETLNVLKLAGFTRLEINGNVAGIEDLESFGFAPEKGMTINLVIDRFSYEEDESFLQRLADSIQMAFYEGRGYCSLKNTNTEKVKEFSNKFELDGMEFLEPNVHFFSFNNPYGACPVCEGYGKVIGIDEDLVVPNKTLSIYEDAVVCWRGETMSEWKKDFIKKAGDFPIHKPYHQLTKEQKNFLWKGDGRSNFPCINNFFKMLEENLYKIQYRVMLSRYRGKTLCPTCEGLRLREETSWVKVDGHNIQSMIELPLDELAPVINGLKLSDHDKEVAKRLIYEITTRLEFLLKVGLGYLTLNRTSNTLSGGESQRINLATSLGSSLVGSIYILDEPSIGLHSKDTENLIEVLKNLRDLGNTVIVVEHDEDVMRAADYIIDIGPEAGYLGGKLVFAGDYKDLKKANTLTSEYLTGRLEIEVPKKRRKAKEWIYIKGARQNNLKNIDVDVPLESLVVISGVSGSGKSTLMKEILTNDIQIQLGMGGKKGDYDAVEFPKKLIENIELIDQNPIGKSSRSNPVTYLKAYDDIRDLFAKQKVAKMMGYKPKHFSFNVDGGRCDECKGEGVINVSMQFMADIELECEVCKGTRFKNEILEVKFDEKNISDILHMTVDEALEFFKDNNEEKIVTKLRPLQEVGLGYLQLGQSSSTLSGGEAQRVKLASFLVKGVTTDKTLFIFDEPSTGLHFHDIQKLLKSLQALIDLGHSVIVIEHQPDIIKCADYIIDIGPEAGKHGGEVVFAGTPEDLTKNKKSYTAKYIKEKLEQ; encoded by the coding sequence ATGGCTAACACAACAGAAATAGATATAAAAAAGCAGATTTTCGTTAAGAATGCACATCTTAATAATCTGAAACATATAGACGTCCTTATTCCAAAGAACAAACTGATTGTTATTACAGGAGTTTCGGGAAGCGGTAAGTCATCTTTGGCTTTTGATACGATCTACGCAGAAGGACAGAGAAGATATGTTGAAAGTTTAAGTTCTTATGCCCGTCAGTTTTTGGGGAAATTAGAAAAACCAAAAGTAGATGATATCAAAGGACTCGCCCCTTCTATTGCCATCCAGCAGAAAGTAATTTCTTCCAACCCTCGTTCTACGGTAGGAACTTCAACAGAGATCTACGATTATATGAAGCTCTTGTTTGCAAGGATCGGGAAAACCTTTTCACCGGTTTCGGGAGAAGAAGTGAAGAAAGATTCGGTTTCTGATGTAGTCGACTTCATCAAGGCTTCAAAAAAAGATACTTCCTTTCTATTAACTGCTCCATTGGAATATGATGCAGACAATTTTAAAGAAACCCTGAATGTTTTAAAACTGGCAGGTTTCACAAGACTTGAAATTAATGGAAATGTAGCCGGGATTGAAGATCTGGAAAGTTTTGGTTTTGCCCCGGAAAAAGGAATGACGATCAACCTTGTCATCGACCGTTTTTCTTACGAAGAAGACGAAAGCTTTTTACAAAGACTTGCAGATTCTATTCAAATGGCATTCTATGAAGGACGCGGATATTGTTCATTAAAGAATACAAACACTGAGAAGGTAAAAGAATTTTCCAATAAATTTGAGCTGGACGGAATGGAGTTTCTTGAGCCCAACGTTCATTTTTTCAGCTTTAATAACCCCTACGGAGCATGTCCGGTATGTGAAGGATACGGAAAAGTGATCGGAATTGACGAAGATCTTGTAGTTCCTAATAAAACTCTTTCTATCTACGAAGATGCCGTTGTCTGCTGGCGGGGAGAAACCATGAGCGAATGGAAAAAGGATTTCATCAAAAAAGCAGGTGACTTCCCTATCCACAAACCTTATCATCAATTAACAAAAGAACAGAAAAACTTCCTTTGGAAAGGTGACGGAAGGAGTAATTTCCCGTGCATCAACAATTTCTTCAAGATGCTTGAAGAAAACCTTTATAAAATCCAGTACAGAGTAATGCTTTCCCGTTACAGAGGAAAAACCCTTTGCCCGACATGTGAAGGCTTGAGACTTCGTGAAGAAACAAGCTGGGTAAAAGTAGACGGACACAATATCCAGTCGATGATTGAACTTCCTTTGGATGAATTGGCTCCGGTGATCAACGGATTAAAACTTTCAGATCATGACAAAGAAGTCGCCAAAAGACTGATTTACGAAATCACCACCCGTCTGGAATTTTTATTAAAAGTAGGATTAGGTTATTTAACATTAAACAGAACATCGAATACCCTTTCAGGAGGAGAAAGTCAGAGAATCAACCTGGCAACAAGCTTAGGAAGTTCTTTGGTAGGTTCTATTTACATTCTGGATGAGCCTTCTATCGGGCTGCATTCTAAAGATACGGAAAACCTGATCGAAGTATTGAAAAATCTTCGTGACCTTGGAAATACCGTGATTGTAGTAGAACATGACGAGGATGTAATGAGAGCGGCTGACTATATTATTGATATTGGCCCGGAAGCAGGTTATCTTGGCGGGAAACTGGTATTTGCCGGAGATTATAAGGATCTGAAAAAAGCCAATACACTTACTTCAGAATACCTTACCGGAAGACTTGAAATAGAAGTTCCGAAGAAAAGAAGAAAAGCAAAAGAATGGATTTACATTAAAGGAGCCCGTCAGAACAATCTCAAAAATATAGATGTAGACGTTCCTTTGGAAAGTCTGGTAGTCATTTCCGGAGTTTCAGGAAGTGGAAAATCTACTTTGATGAAAGAAATTCTTACCAATGACATCCAAATCCAGTTAGGAATGGGCGGTAAAAAAGGAGATTATGATGCTGTAGAATTTCCAAAAAAACTGATCGAAAACATTGAACTGATTGACCAGAACCCTATTGGAAAATCATCCCGTTCAAATCCTGTAACTTATCTAAAGGCTTACGACGATATCCGTGATCTTTTTGCCAAGCAGAAAGTAGCCAAAATGATGGGTTATAAGCCTAAACACTTCTCTTTCAACGTAGATGGCGGAAGATGTGATGAATGCAAAGGAGAAGGAGTGATCAATGTTTCCATGCAGTTTATGGCGGATATCGAGCTTGAATGTGAGGTATGTAAAGGAACACGATTCAAAAATGAGATCCTTGAAGTAAAATTTGATGAGAAAAACATCTCTGATATTCTTCATATGACCGTAGATGAAGCATTGGAGTTCTTTAAAGATAATAATGAGGAGAAAATAGTTACGAAGCTGAGACCTTTGCAGGAAGTAGGTTTAGGTTATTTACAGCTGGGACAAAGCTCTTCTACCCTTTCCGGAGGTGAGGCACAGCGTGTGAAGCTGGCTTCATTCCTTGTAAAAGGAGTAACAACTGATAAAACGTTATTCATTTTTGATGAACCTTCCACAGGGCTTCACTTCCATGATATTCAAAAATTACTGAAGTCATTACAGGCGTTGATTGATCTCGGACATTCGGTGATTGTTATTGAGCATCAGCCTGATATTATCAAATGTGCCGATTATATTATCGATATCGGTCCGGAAGCCGGAAAACATGGTGGCGAAGTTGTATTTGCAGGAACACCGGAAGATCTGACAAAAAATAAAAAGTCCTATACGGCAAAATACATCAAAGAAAAACTGGAACAATAA